One window of Saprospiraceae bacterium genomic DNA carries:
- a CDS encoding type II toxin-antitoxin system RelE/ParE family toxin yields MIVSYGDKETKLIWEGSFSKKLPLDIQQIARRKLRMINNSYNINDLRIPPANRLEKLEGKLKGLYSIRINEKWRIIFEWNSSNAYDVKITDYH; encoded by the coding sequence ATGATTGTAAGCTATGGAGATAAGGAAACTAAATTGATTTGGGAAGGAAGTTTTTCTAAAAAGCTGCCTTTAGACATACAGCAAATTGCCAGGAGAAAACTTAGAATGATAAACAACTCTTACAATATCAATGATCTACGAATTCCACCTGCTAACAGACTGGAAAAACTTGAAGGTAAACTCAAGGGATTATATTCCATCAGAATTAATGAGAAATGGAGAATAATTTTTGAGTGGAATAGCTCAAACGCTTATGATGTTAAAATAACAGATTATCATTAA
- a CDS encoding T9SS type A sorting domain-containing protein, whose product MNKIYPLIVFAFLGFSAKVNAQVTFVQFTLSKQASANSQIVDLNGDGKKDILMVNRSSDTSIVWYLNMGNGTFSPAKQIWNGGGNNVFSSEAIALADFNNDGHLDFAADNYFGRNALAFINDGSENFTRTVVSHIDREYYGINTVDVNNDHYPEIVAASRIFNNTNGVFDSTGVMLSQFGYSTVSHDFDGDSFEDLAQITNSNRIQYYQNNKQGGFNTPKTIDSQLEFGYYYMSLCDLDADSIVDILYPSSSYFPNSDNIMKWYQSDGAGNFTIHNLMVVDTNYVVTSIYAADINGDREKDLVASMYNRVDYKGAVRCFWNQGGNAFDSSKYQVVTTSINYPVFVRVDDIDGDGDQDILTATYGGAGGMAWFQNQFIPNTTSVKEFHPLQLNIYPNPLTSMTNISFSEEQKNTTIKITNLLGKELKTLNFTGKEFTLEKGAMSNGIYFLQIIDDRRNVVSKKIAIE is encoded by the coding sequence ATGAATAAAATTTATCCACTAATTGTTTTCGCATTTCTTGGATTCAGCGCAAAAGTAAATGCCCAGGTCACTTTTGTGCAATTTACCCTGTCAAAACAGGCTTCAGCCAATTCGCAGATAGTTGACCTGAATGGAGATGGTAAGAAAGATATACTAATGGTTAATCGCTCTTCCGATACCAGCATAGTTTGGTATCTGAATATGGGTAATGGAACTTTTTCACCTGCAAAACAAATCTGGAATGGTGGAGGAAACAATGTCTTTAGCTCCGAGGCCATTGCTCTTGCCGACTTTAATAATGACGGGCATCTTGATTTTGCCGCTGACAATTATTTTGGACGAAATGCACTGGCGTTTATTAACGACGGCTCAGAAAATTTTACACGAACTGTTGTAAGTCATATAGACCGGGAATATTATGGCATCAATACCGTGGATGTCAACAATGATCATTATCCTGAAATAGTTGCTGCTTCAAGAATTTTTAATAACACAAACGGCGTTTTCGACAGCACCGGCGTAATGCTAAGCCAATTTGGTTATTCGACCGTAAGTCATGACTTTGATGGCGACTCATTTGAAGATCTCGCCCAGATTACAAATAGCAATAGAATACAATATTACCAAAATAACAAACAAGGCGGCTTTAACACACCCAAAACAATCGATTCCCAGCTTGAATTTGGCTATTATTACATGAGCCTGTGTGATCTTGACGCTGACAGTATTGTAGATATACTTTATCCATCAAGCTCTTATTTCCCAAATTCAGACAATATCATGAAGTGGTATCAATCCGATGGAGCCGGAAACTTTACTATTCATAATTTGATGGTAGTGGATACAAACTATGTGGTTACGAGCATTTATGCAGCGGATATTAACGGCGATAGAGAAAAAGATCTCGTTGCATCCATGTATAACCGAGTCGACTATAAAGGTGCTGTCAGATGTTTCTGGAATCAGGGTGGAAATGCATTCGATTCAAGCAAATATCAGGTGGTTACAACATCCATCAATTATCCTGTTTTTGTAAGAGTAGACGATATTGACGGTGATGGTGACCAGGACATTCTCACTGCAACCTATGGTGGCGCAGGCGGAATGGCATGGTTTCAAAATCAATTCATTCCAAACACGACCAGTGTGAAAGAGTTTCATCCATTACAATTGAATATATATCCCAATCCGCTTACATCAATGACTAACATTTCCTTTAGTGAGGAACAAAAAAACACCACTATAAAAATAACAAACCTGCTTGGTAAAGAATTAAAAACCCTGAACTTTACAGGCAAAGAGTTCACTTTAGAAAAAGGAGCGATGAGTAATGGGATATATTTTTTACAAATAATTGATGACAGGAGAAACGTTGTGAGTAAAAAAATAGCCATTGAGTAG
- a CDS encoding HigA family addiction module antidote protein has protein sequence MAKLKNIHPGVVLKKEFLEPLEISMYRLSKEILVPQTRMSEIIHGRRSISADTAVRLSIYFGNSANFWLGLQNDYDLEQEMKLNKKEFAKIGEAKYDRV, from the coding sequence ATGGCAAAACTAAAAAATATTCATCCTGGAGTGGTTCTTAAAAAGGAATTTTTAGAACCGTTAGAAATTAGTATGTACAGATTATCTAAGGAGATTCTAGTACCTCAAACAAGAATGTCTGAAATTATTCATGGTCGAAGAAGCATTTCTGCAGATACTGCGGTGCGACTTTCCATATATTTTGGTAATTCAGCAAACTTTTGGCTTGGCTTACAAAATGATTATGATCTTGAACAAGAAATGAAATTAAATAAGAAAGAATTTGCCAAAATTGGGGAAGCAAAATATGACAGGGTATAA